In Symmachiella dynata, the following are encoded in one genomic region:
- a CDS encoding TolC family protein gives MERPYQRLRRFALSLLTAAPLIMALPAGERNAQAEEPLPGQIDAARADDSGVVHLSNADLFIDFSEAGMSTIKPAQPEAIQPEPGIAYSLSELEELALTTNPTLQQAAAEIMRLNGVREQVGLRPNPIMGYQAAEVGNDGYGGQQGLFIGQEFVRGGKLELNRAVAGSAVEQARWKRETQQHRVINTVRRRFYESLGAHKTLELALDLQKLAQQAAEIAGSLENAGEGTYSQVLQAEIEAQSNLNLVNTSRVVRQTSLKRLSLAVGSPELQPENLVGSLDQTPPDLEYDSVWNWLTENSPELQAAYYNVHRARWAIQRAEVEPTPNMDAQLGIAQDFATDYTIVNIQVGFPIPIHNRNQGNITAAHAEHIRACREIERLRLDLRDRLATAFQSYQNTRIQMESYRDQILPKAKQNLDLVSRGYKEGQLDYLQLLTAQRTYFRQSLAAVQVQTALWLSVVRLQGLLISEGLGAPGEIASEVTPPDINTDYPVGLFPMMLP, from the coding sequence ATGGAACGACCCTACCAGCGCCTGCGCCGCTTTGCGCTCAGTCTCCTCACCGCTGCTCCGTTGATAATGGCGTTGCCAGCAGGCGAACGAAACGCACAAGCCGAGGAACCGCTGCCCGGTCAAATCGATGCTGCACGGGCGGATGATTCGGGAGTGGTCCATCTTTCCAACGCGGATTTGTTTATCGATTTTTCCGAAGCCGGCATGTCCACGATAAAACCGGCTCAGCCGGAGGCGATCCAACCCGAGCCGGGAATCGCCTATTCGCTGTCGGAATTGGAAGAGTTGGCGCTGACGACCAATCCGACATTACAGCAAGCGGCCGCCGAGATCATGCGACTCAATGGCGTGCGCGAACAGGTCGGGCTGCGGCCCAATCCGATTATGGGTTACCAAGCAGCGGAAGTCGGCAATGATGGATACGGTGGCCAACAAGGTTTGTTCATCGGGCAGGAATTTGTCCGCGGCGGGAAGTTAGAATTGAATCGTGCCGTCGCAGGCAGTGCTGTTGAACAAGCCCGTTGGAAGCGGGAAACGCAGCAACATCGCGTCATCAATACCGTCCGCCGCCGATTTTACGAATCACTCGGCGCGCATAAAACGTTGGAACTCGCGCTGGACTTACAAAAGCTGGCGCAACAGGCCGCAGAAATTGCGGGTAGTTTGGAGAACGCAGGGGAGGGGACCTATTCGCAGGTGCTGCAAGCTGAGATCGAAGCCCAGAGCAATTTGAATCTGGTCAATACTTCGCGCGTCGTGCGTCAAACCTCGCTGAAACGTTTGTCGTTGGCCGTCGGTTCCCCGGAATTGCAACCGGAGAACCTCGTTGGCAGTCTCGATCAAACGCCGCCGGATCTGGAATACGATTCGGTCTGGAACTGGTTGACAGAAAACAGCCCGGAATTGCAGGCGGCGTATTATAATGTGCATCGCGCACGGTGGGCGATCCAGCGTGCCGAAGTTGAACCGACTCCCAACATGGATGCTCAACTCGGTATCGCACAAGATTTTGCCACGGATTATACCATCGTCAACATCCAAGTCGGTTTTCCAATCCCGATCCACAACCGCAATCAAGGCAATATCACCGCCGCCCACGCGGAGCACATTCGCGCGTGCCGCGAAATTGAACGCCTGCGATTGGATCTGCGCGACCGTCTCGCTACTGCGTTTCAAAGCTACCAGAACACGCGGATTCAGATGGAGAGTTACCGCGATCAAATCCTGCCTAAGGCCAAACAGAATCTCGATCTGGTGAGCCGTGGCTACAAAGAAGGACAACTCGATTATTTGCAATTGCTCACCGCGCAGCGAACCTATTTCCGCCAAAGTCTCGCAGCGGTGCAGGTGCAAACGGCCTTATGGTTGAGCGTTGTCCGCCTGCAGGGATTGCTGATTTCCGAAGGTCTCGGGGCGCCCGGTGAAATCGCCTCCGAAGTCACGCCGCCCGACATCAATACGGACTACCCCGTGGGGCTGTTTCCGATGATGTTGCCGTGA
- a CDS encoding vWA domain-containing protein, translated as MSPQNPQLLYFLALAAIPVILHFLLRAKPKKLLFPALRLIQMQRRANRRRMRLRHLLLLLLRMAVIALIVIGLARPTVPSANYTPSISEIVTTLVILAAAAGGYWAMLRFWRRKQLPDYELAQRRSFLRGGVAVGTLVLFLLLVVWPFQRRISAAISQPTIQQAENLPVAAVFLFDTSLSMDFKYENKTRLERAAEIATQHLNNLPASSRIAISDTASNEPIHFSPDRAIAQTQIQELKSSAISAAINDRIRAVVDLQVDDISRGQGAVADGEKFEDQFVRELYIFTDLSQHAWQPEGARLLQNELERLAALGVYLIDVGVEEPSNTSLTDLRLSSQTVPQGGVVTVDAAVTGTGTGSGAKTVGISIQGPAGEMIDQGSSDVQVDQIATRVRFPLSGLTGPVVQGEVRLETDDSLSFDDAISFTIEVQPPKQVLIVSDNYATKANFFRTALSPEELELSGDSPYRTKVIDSAQFAAEDLSRFDVVCWLDVGQPGFADWRALQRFLEAGGGAILFLGPNVNQASYLDETAQAILPADLLANRPFREDEQFDLRNLTHPLLRAFAEWDTSELASVNVTRHWRTKPADDATVIVPYTDANETAAIIERTVGQGRIIMITTPFDRSEWSNLVTSVNVAVVLSDQLAQYVSRHDDERYNYTAGQIPVIKLSDEFEIKQLLVRKPDRTQPGKDLPPGADEVVIDDARLLGNYRLIPRNADIDFERGFSINAVASESDLSRLGTSDLNALFGEGRYEAARDIDNLTRQVRQGRVGREIFPWVLAIMIGIFVAEHFVANYFYQTETTAAEDITRGMSSNADQPAA; from the coding sequence ATGTCACCGCAGAATCCACAACTGCTCTACTTCTTGGCGCTGGCCGCCATTCCGGTGATTTTGCATTTTCTGTTGCGGGCCAAACCCAAAAAGTTGCTGTTTCCCGCATTGCGGTTGATTCAGATGCAACGACGGGCCAACCGGCGGCGGATGCGATTGCGGCATTTGTTGCTGTTGTTATTGCGCATGGCTGTGATTGCACTGATTGTGATCGGGCTGGCGCGGCCCACGGTTCCCTCGGCCAATTATACGCCGTCGATCAGTGAAATCGTGACGACGCTCGTCATTCTCGCAGCCGCAGCGGGGGGGTATTGGGCCATGCTGCGTTTTTGGCGCCGCAAACAATTGCCGGACTATGAATTGGCCCAGCGGCGGTCGTTTTTACGCGGGGGCGTTGCTGTCGGCACGCTGGTGCTGTTTCTGCTACTTGTTGTTTGGCCATTTCAACGGCGGATTTCCGCGGCGATATCGCAACCGACCATTCAACAGGCGGAAAACCTGCCGGTCGCGGCGGTGTTTCTGTTCGACACCAGTTTGAGCATGGATTTTAAATATGAAAACAAGACGCGGTTGGAACGGGCAGCGGAAATCGCCACTCAGCATCTGAACAACCTCCCTGCATCGAGCCGCATCGCCATTAGTGACACGGCATCGAATGAGCCGATCCATTTCAGCCCCGACCGTGCCATCGCGCAAACACAGATTCAAGAATTAAAATCGTCAGCAATCTCCGCAGCGATCAATGACCGCATTCGCGCAGTGGTCGACCTGCAAGTGGACGACATCAGTCGTGGGCAAGGTGCGGTTGCGGATGGAGAGAAATTCGAAGATCAATTTGTCCGGGAATTGTATATTTTCACGGACTTATCCCAGCACGCTTGGCAGCCCGAAGGAGCGCGGTTGTTGCAAAATGAACTGGAACGCTTAGCGGCGCTAGGGGTGTATTTGATCGACGTTGGTGTCGAGGAACCTTCGAATACCAGTTTGACCGACTTGCGGTTGTCCAGCCAAACGGTTCCGCAAGGGGGAGTGGTAACGGTCGATGCAGCGGTGACCGGTACTGGAACCGGAAGTGGCGCCAAGACTGTGGGAATTTCGATTCAAGGTCCTGCTGGTGAAATGATCGACCAAGGGAGCAGCGACGTGCAGGTCGACCAGATCGCCACCCGCGTGCGGTTTCCCCTCAGCGGCTTGACCGGGCCGGTGGTGCAGGGAGAGGTCCGACTGGAGACGGACGATTCGTTGTCGTTTGACGATGCCATTTCTTTCACCATCGAAGTTCAGCCTCCCAAGCAAGTGCTGATCGTCTCGGACAATTATGCGACGAAAGCCAATTTCTTTCGGACAGCCTTGTCGCCGGAGGAATTGGAACTCTCGGGGGATTCGCCGTATCGCACCAAAGTCATCGACTCGGCGCAGTTCGCTGCTGAGGATTTGAGCCGTTTCGATGTGGTCTGTTGGCTGGACGTGGGGCAGCCCGGTTTTGCCGATTGGCGAGCGCTGCAACGATTTTTAGAAGCTGGAGGAGGGGCCATTCTCTTTTTAGGCCCGAACGTCAACCAAGCCAGTTACCTCGATGAAACCGCGCAGGCTATTCTGCCGGCGGACTTATTGGCAAATCGCCCCTTCAGGGAGGACGAACAATTCGATTTGCGAAACCTCACGCATCCGCTGCTACGGGCATTCGCTGAATGGGACACGAGCGAATTGGCGAGCGTGAACGTCACGCGTCACTGGCGGACCAAACCGGCCGACGATGCGACCGTGATCGTGCCGTACACCGATGCGAACGAAACTGCTGCGATCATTGAACGCACCGTGGGCCAAGGCCGGATTATCATGATCACCACGCCGTTTGACCGCAGCGAGTGGAGTAATCTAGTGACCTCCGTAAACGTCGCCGTGGTGCTCAGCGATCAATTGGCCCAATACGTTTCCCGGCACGACGATGAGCGTTACAACTATACCGCCGGACAAATTCCCGTCATCAAACTCTCCGACGAATTCGAGATCAAACAGTTGCTGGTCCGCAAGCCGGATCGCACACAACCGGGCAAGGACCTTCCGCCGGGAGCAGACGAAGTGGTGATTGACGATGCGCGGCTGCTGGGGAATTATCGCCTCATCCCTCGCAACGCTGACATTGACTTCGAACGAGGCTTCAGCATCAATGCCGTCGCCTCGGAAAGCGATCTTTCGCGGCTGGGGACCAGTGATCTGAATGCTCTGTTTGGAGAAGGACGTTACGAAGCGGCCCGTGATATCGACAACCTCACACGACAAGTCCGGCAAGGCCGTGTCGGACGAGAAATTTTTCCTTGGGTGTTGGCGATCATGATTGGGATTTTTGTCGCTGAGCATTTCGTGGCCAATTATTTCTACCAAACAGAGACGACCGCTGCGGAAGATATCACGCGCGGGATGTCATCAAACGCTGATCAACCTGCCGCCTAG
- a CDS encoding ornithine cyclodeaminase family protein, giving the protein MAALFITEDEVRDLLDMETAIEVVEQAFVALAEGTAENVPRARAFAPGPFFLHTMSATADYLGVSGWKNYSSRPGYVEFLVGLYSIETGKLIALIEADYLGQLRTGAASGVATDYMARPDSKVVGVFGTGKQARTQLKAVCETRKINYVEVYSRNDENRRRFADEMSELCNTEVEPVHAPDTAATEKDIVITATGSSAPVFDGRVLDEGTHLNVVGSNFLQKAEIDVTTVRRADVIACDSIAQCQLEAGDFSAALTEHAIDWPLMHELSAIVTGRNTGRPQKDSVTLFKSTGLAIEDVALAAKLVDLATKERIGKPLPF; this is encoded by the coding sequence ATGGCTGCACTGTTCATTACTGAAGACGAGGTTCGCGACCTATTGGATATGGAAACGGCCATCGAAGTCGTGGAACAGGCGTTTGTCGCTCTTGCCGAAGGAACCGCAGAGAACGTTCCGCGTGCACGAGCCTTCGCACCCGGCCCGTTCTTTTTGCATACCATGTCAGCCACGGCCGACTATCTGGGGGTCTCCGGCTGGAAAAACTACTCTAGCCGGCCCGGGTATGTCGAATTTCTCGTCGGCCTGTATTCCATCGAAACTGGCAAACTGATCGCGCTGATCGAGGCCGATTATCTCGGCCAACTCCGCACCGGCGCCGCCAGCGGTGTCGCCACCGATTACATGGCGCGGCCTGATTCTAAAGTTGTGGGTGTTTTTGGCACCGGCAAACAGGCCCGCACCCAATTAAAAGCAGTCTGCGAAACCCGCAAGATTAATTATGTCGAGGTCTACAGCCGCAACGACGAAAACCGCCGCCGGTTCGCTGACGAGATGTCTGAATTGTGCAACACCGAAGTCGAACCGGTCCATGCGCCCGACACGGCTGCGACGGAGAAGGATATTGTGATTACCGCCACCGGCAGCTCCGCTCCGGTGTTCGATGGCCGCGTCCTGGATGAAGGGACGCATCTCAATGTCGTCGGTTCGAATTTTTTGCAGAAAGCGGAAATCGACGTCACCACGGTTCGCCGCGCCGATGTCATTGCTTGTGACAGCATTGCCCAATGCCAATTGGAAGCGGGTGATTTCTCTGCAGCACTGACCGAACACGCAATCGATTGGCCGCTGATGCACGAACTGTCAGCAATCGTTACGGGTCGCAACACGGGCCGTCCGCAAAAAGATAGCGTCACGCTGTTCAAATCGACTGGCCTAGCAATTGAGGATGTCGCCTTAGCGGCAAAACTCGTGGACTTGGCGACCAAAGAGCGGATCGGGAAACCACTGCCGTTTTAA
- the xylB gene encoding xylulokinase, with protein MGIYLGIDVGTSGTKTLAIREDGQIVASATAEYPLDSPKPGWSEQDPADWWQAAVRTVKQVLKAGKIKPADVAGIGLSGQMHGSVFLDRDHNVIRPALLWNDQRTAAQCAEIEAKAGGRKKLINMVANPALTGFTAPKILWLREHEPRNYARTAKILLPKDYVRFRLTGEFATEVSDASGTLLLDVKRRRWCKPLLKKLDIDPELLPPVYESEEVSGKLSPIAAKQMGLAAGVPVVGGGGDQAAGAIGNGIVRRGVISATMGTSGVVFAHSDEVQIDPQGRVHTFCHAVRDKWHVMGVVLSAGGSFQWYRNQLGAAEVKAARRQKVDPYELLTAEASEAPAGCEGLYFLPYLTGERTPHADPHARGAWIGLSLRHGKPHLIRSVMEGATYAMRDCLEIIEGMKIPVREIRLSGGGARSPFWRQMQADIYGKPVMTINAEEGPAYGVALLAAAGTGAYKDVVEACAAAIDTTSRTTPDRKTKAAYNRAYPLYGKLYQSLKTDYAAIAELVES; from the coding sequence ATGGGAATTTATCTGGGCATCGACGTGGGCACCAGCGGCACGAAGACGTTGGCTATTCGAGAAGACGGACAGATCGTCGCATCCGCCACAGCTGAGTATCCCCTCGACAGCCCCAAACCGGGATGGTCCGAACAAGACCCGGCCGATTGGTGGCAAGCTGCCGTCCGCACTGTCAAACAGGTTCTGAAAGCTGGAAAGATCAAACCGGCCGATGTCGCTGGGATCGGCTTGAGCGGACAAATGCACGGCAGCGTCTTTTTAGACCGCGACCACAACGTCATCCGCCCGGCGCTGTTATGGAACGACCAGCGAACCGCTGCTCAATGTGCCGAGATCGAAGCCAAGGCCGGTGGACGCAAAAAACTGATCAACATGGTTGCCAACCCGGCGCTGACCGGATTCACGGCTCCCAAGATCCTTTGGCTCCGCGAACACGAACCGCGCAACTATGCTCGTACGGCGAAGATTCTATTGCCTAAGGACTACGTTCGGTTCCGGCTCACCGGTGAATTTGCCACGGAAGTCAGCGACGCATCGGGAACGTTGTTATTGGATGTCAAACGTCGACGGTGGTGCAAACCGCTGCTCAAAAAACTGGACATTGACCCAGAATTGCTGCCGCCGGTTTATGAATCCGAAGAAGTCAGCGGCAAGCTTTCGCCGATCGCTGCCAAACAAATGGGCCTGGCCGCCGGCGTACCGGTGGTGGGAGGCGGAGGAGATCAAGCGGCCGGTGCGATCGGCAACGGCATCGTCCGCCGCGGTGTGATTTCCGCCACGATGGGCACCAGCGGCGTTGTCTTCGCGCACAGCGACGAAGTGCAGATCGACCCCCAAGGCCGCGTGCATACATTTTGTCATGCGGTCCGCGACAAGTGGCATGTGATGGGGGTCGTCTTGTCGGCAGGAGGCAGTTTTCAGTGGTATCGAAATCAATTGGGCGCCGCCGAAGTGAAAGCCGCCCGTCGCCAAAAAGTTGATCCTTACGAATTGTTAACTGCCGAAGCGTCCGAAGCTCCGGCGGGCTGTGAAGGGTTGTATTTTCTCCCCTACCTAACCGGCGAACGGACACCGCATGCGGACCCCCATGCGCGCGGCGCTTGGATTGGGTTATCACTGCGGCACGGCAAACCGCATTTGATTCGCTCGGTGATGGAAGGGGCAACGTACGCCATGCGGGATTGCTTGGAAATCATCGAGGGTATGAAAATCCCCGTCCGCGAAATCCGTCTCTCCGGCGGCGGCGCCCGCAGCCCCTTTTGGCGGCAAATGCAAGCGGACATTTATGGCAAGCCAGTCATGACCATCAACGCCGAAGAAGGCCCCGCTTACGGCGTCGCCTTGCTCGCCGCAGCCGGAACAGGCGCCTATAAAGACGTTGTCGAGGCGTGTGCGGCAGCCATCGACACGACCAGTCGTACCACTCCCGACCGCAAAACCAAAGCCGCCTACAACCGCGCCTATCCCCTGTACGGCAAGTTGTATCAATCCCTCAAGACGGACTACGCAGCCATCGCCGAGTTGGTCGAATCATAG
- a CDS encoding carbon-nitrogen hydrolase family protein, whose translation MKIAGVQMDVALGQPAANLAKIISKLTETAAAGATLTVFPECVLTGYCFDSREEALEHAETIPGPSTQRLAEACAATNSFAVVGMLEAAGDSLYNAAVLVGPAGVLGSYRKVHLPFLGIDRFTSYGDRPFAVHAADGLNVGMNICYDASFPEAARCLALQGADLIALPTNWPPGSECAAASAINTRAMENGVYYIAVNRVGEENGFPFIGHSRIADPTGATLATLPHDNEAILYAEIDLSRVRNKHYVRVPGKHEIDRFADRRPHLYGPVIEPHGLMPPGRTDSDSELAN comes from the coding sequence ATGAAAATTGCCGGTGTGCAGATGGATGTCGCATTGGGACAACCCGCGGCGAATCTTGCTAAAATCATCTCAAAATTGACAGAAACCGCGGCCGCCGGCGCGACGCTAACCGTGTTTCCTGAATGTGTATTGACGGGATATTGTTTCGACAGTCGCGAGGAAGCGCTCGAACATGCCGAGACGATTCCTGGCCCGTCGACACAACGTCTCGCCGAAGCGTGTGCCGCGACCAACAGTTTTGCTGTCGTCGGCATGTTGGAAGCGGCAGGCGACAGTCTCTACAACGCCGCCGTCTTGGTGGGACCCGCAGGGGTCTTGGGAAGTTACCGCAAAGTACACTTGCCGTTTCTGGGCATCGACCGGTTCACCAGCTATGGCGATCGTCCATTCGCCGTCCACGCTGCCGACGGATTGAACGTTGGCATGAATATCTGCTACGACGCCTCCTTTCCCGAAGCGGCGCGCTGCTTGGCATTGCAGGGGGCGGATTTGATCGCCTTGCCGACCAATTGGCCTCCCGGTTCCGAGTGTGCCGCTGCCAGCGCGATCAACACGCGGGCAATGGAGAACGGCGTGTATTATATCGCTGTGAACCGTGTCGGTGAGGAAAATGGGTTTCCGTTTATCGGACACAGTCGCATCGCCGACCCGACCGGAGCCACATTAGCAACTTTGCCCCACGACAACGAAGCGATTCTCTACGCCGAAATCGACCTGTCCCGCGTGCGGAATAAACATTATGTTCGAGTGCCCGGCAAACATGAAATTGACCGTTTCGCAGACCGTCGCCCGCATCTCTACGGCCCGGTCATTGAGCCGCATGGACTCATGCCGCCGGGACGAACAGACAGTGACAGTGAATTGGCAAATTGA
- a CDS encoding glutamine amidotransferase, which produces MYDIFPDNLQPRIEPIWPWPVVVVVSVLLLVIVLRSYRQRVAHLSRGTRFWLLGLRTVAALLLIWAMFRPSLVLTETDERAGQLVLVHENSRSLDLADGPGGLTRWETILKILADNQDLLDQIKEKVEVVHYEFNSEITQVDKPSSAADGEMTAIGHALEYLTRTLQPDVVTGVFLFSDGAQRALPPFDIDPRGAVRQYRAAHNAPIHTVGVGSSSLTDSTMDQIAEDLKVNPTVFEKNQVLVGANIRALGVANRDLTVKLMVEDPSIRDPNKNNMKLAAPAQKLRTTRTQDVLPVEFTWTPQYAGEYKISIEVEPLEGELITTNNVLTTFVTVLKGGLSVAYFDVWRPEMGKLAEVGRSPDIQIDRQIVRYRGEAEPTKINDEWFEPGRYDVYIIGDVPAKVFGERNLRRLAEAVSQGAGLIMTGGFHSFGAGGYATTPLQDLLPVVMYPTEILNEDELDESLQISNPVQMLPTAEGRGDFVMRMGNLGDDNTGWEQLPKLEGATKLTPKKLGLARVLAETEMQQPLLIAQEYNPGRVMAFAGDTTYLWYLAGFAKEHQQFWRQVILWLANKDSQGDDSVWVKLEGRRFRPGQKVPFTFGARDEEGKPLTDVKFQTQVVGPEDKRYPVAPQRSGDLNFGEFAESALPGEYRVEVSAVRNGKPLGYSAKARFVVFEQDLEMYNPAADPSLLQEISSVTQGRFLLPEDFRGFLEELIDKGINRQLTQNKVVSLWDNWILLVCFVGVMSTEWFLRKKRGMV; this is translated from the coding sequence ATGTACGACATCTTCCCCGACAACCTGCAACCGCGGATTGAACCCATCTGGCCTTGGCCGGTGGTGGTCGTGGTTTCGGTACTGTTGTTGGTGATCGTCCTGCGTTCCTATCGGCAACGGGTCGCGCATTTATCACGGGGCACGCGATTCTGGTTGTTGGGGCTGCGAACGGTAGCAGCCTTGCTATTGATCTGGGCGATGTTCCGACCGTCGTTGGTTCTGACTGAAACCGATGAGCGCGCCGGGCAGTTGGTTCTCGTGCATGAAAACTCGCGGAGCTTGGATCTTGCCGACGGCCCGGGGGGGCTGACACGCTGGGAGACGATTCTAAAAATCTTGGCCGACAATCAAGACTTGTTGGACCAGATCAAAGAAAAAGTTGAAGTCGTGCATTACGAGTTCAACAGTGAGATCACCCAGGTAGACAAACCCTCGTCGGCCGCCGATGGGGAGATGACGGCCATCGGTCATGCCTTGGAATACCTAACCCGCACCCTGCAACCCGATGTCGTGACCGGTGTGTTTCTGTTCAGTGATGGAGCACAACGGGCGCTGCCGCCGTTCGATATCGATCCCCGTGGAGCAGTCCGCCAATACCGGGCAGCACACAATGCGCCGATACACACCGTCGGCGTCGGTTCGTCGAGCCTTACGGATTCGACGATGGACCAGATCGCTGAAGACCTGAAGGTCAATCCAACGGTGTTTGAAAAAAACCAAGTGCTGGTCGGAGCAAATATTCGCGCCTTGGGGGTCGCCAATCGCGATTTGACGGTCAAGTTGATGGTCGAAGATCCCAGCATTCGCGATCCCAACAAGAACAACATGAAATTGGCAGCACCAGCGCAGAAGCTGCGCACGACCCGCACACAAGACGTGCTGCCGGTCGAGTTTACATGGACGCCGCAATACGCGGGCGAATACAAAATCTCGATCGAAGTCGAGCCGCTCGAAGGCGAGTTGATCACCACCAACAATGTGCTCACCACGTTTGTCACGGTTCTCAAAGGCGGGCTGAGCGTCGCTTACTTCGATGTTTGGCGGCCGGAAATGGGAAAGCTGGCCGAGGTTGGCCGCTCGCCCGATATTCAAATCGACCGTCAAATTGTCCGGTATCGCGGCGAAGCTGAGCCGACGAAAATCAATGACGAATGGTTCGAACCCGGCCGATATGACGTCTACATCATCGGCGACGTCCCTGCCAAGGTTTTCGGCGAACGGAACCTGCGGCGTTTGGCTGAAGCTGTCAGTCAAGGTGCTGGCTTGATCATGACCGGCGGGTTTCACAGTTTCGGTGCCGGCGGCTATGCAACGACGCCGCTACAAGATCTGCTGCCGGTGGTGATGTATCCCACGGAGATCCTCAATGAGGACGAACTCGATGAGAGTTTGCAAATCTCGAATCCGGTACAAATGCTGCCGACCGCCGAAGGCCGCGGCGATTTTGTGATGCGGATGGGGAATCTCGGCGACGACAATACCGGTTGGGAACAACTTCCCAAACTGGAGGGAGCAACCAAACTCACGCCGAAAAAATTGGGACTGGCCCGCGTGCTAGCAGAAACCGAGATGCAACAACCGTTGTTGATCGCCCAAGAATACAACCCCGGCCGTGTGATGGCGTTTGCTGGCGACACCACGTATCTGTGGTACCTGGCGGGCTTCGCCAAAGAACATCAACAGTTCTGGCGGCAAGTGATCTTGTGGTTGGCGAACAAGGACTCACAAGGCGATGATTCGGTGTGGGTCAAACTAGAAGGACGACGGTTTCGTCCCGGACAAAAAGTCCCCTTCACCTTCGGCGCCCGCGACGAAGAGGGTAAACCGCTCACCGACGTCAAATTTCAAACACAGGTGGTCGGCCCGGAGGACAAACGATATCCCGTGGCTCCTCAACGCAGCGGAGATTTGAATTTCGGTGAATTCGCCGAATCCGCTTTGCCGGGCGAGTATCGCGTGGAAGTCAGCGCCGTGCGAAATGGCAAGCCGTTGGGTTACAGTGCCAAGGCGCGGTTTGTGGTCTTCGAACAAGATTTGGAAATGTACAACCCGGCAGCCGACCCGTCGTTGCTGCAAGAGATCTCGTCGGTCACGCAAGGACGGTTTCTGTTGCCGGAAGATTTTCGCGGTTTTCTTGAGGAATTGATCGACAAGGGCATCAATCGTCAACTGACGCAAAACAAGGTGGTTTCGTTGTGGGACAACTGGATCTTATTGGTCTGTTTTGTCGGTGTGATGTCGACCGAATGGTTTCTCAGGAAAAAACGGGGAATGGTTTGA
- the ribD gene encoding bifunctional diaminohydroxyphosphoribosylaminopyrimidine deaminase/5-amino-6-(5-phosphoribosylamino)uracil reductase RibD, translating to MPARTFSDAEAAMRRALEIAAWGTGRVEPNPQVGAVIVDEQGTLIGEGHHQQFGGPHAEVNAIAAAGGNTAGQTLFVTLEPCSHHGKTPPCSQAVIDAGFSKVVVAMLDPSPHTAGRGVQQLREAGVEVEVGLLESDARASIAPFLKLLTTGRPYVHAKWAMTLDGKLASRTGHSQWISSPESRAIVHELRGRMDAIVAGAKTVASDDPLLTARPVGPRTATRVVVDSQAEMPLDSQLVKTISEAPLLLATRNEASPERVEQLRSAGVEVVQFASPAGTGVPLGALLDELGRRQMTNVLFEGGGTVLGSLFDEQLADEVHVFVAPKIVGGLSAVTPVGGIGLEQIPALPSLNSPSMTIVGGDVYIHGRMNPTDD from the coding sequence ATGCCAGCTAGAACATTTTCTGACGCCGAAGCCGCCATGCGCCGCGCCTTGGAAATCGCCGCCTGGGGGACCGGGCGGGTCGAACCAAATCCGCAAGTCGGGGCGGTGATTGTAGATGAGCAAGGAACGCTGATCGGTGAAGGGCACCACCAACAATTCGGTGGCCCGCACGCCGAGGTCAACGCCATCGCCGCAGCTGGCGGAAACACCGCCGGTCAAACGCTGTTTGTGACGTTGGAACCCTGCTCACATCACGGAAAAACCCCCCCCTGCTCTCAAGCGGTCATTGATGCGGGGTTTTCTAAGGTCGTTGTCGCCATGCTCGATCCCTCGCCGCACACCGCTGGTCGTGGGGTGCAGCAGTTGCGAGAAGCGGGGGTCGAGGTCGAGGTGGGGTTGCTGGAATCCGACGCCCGCGCATCGATCGCCCCGTTTCTAAAACTGCTCACAACCGGTCGGCCGTATGTACACGCCAAGTGGGCTATGACGCTCGACGGAAAGTTGGCCTCACGAACCGGGCATTCCCAATGGATTTCCAGCCCCGAATCGCGGGCGATTGTGCATGAATTGCGGGGACGGATGGATGCGATTGTCGCGGGTGCGAAGACCGTCGCCAGTGACGATCCCTTATTAACCGCACGCCCGGTCGGTCCGCGGACGGCAACCCGCGTAGTCGTTGATTCGCAAGCGGAAATGCCGCTGGATTCGCAATTGGTCAAAACAATCTCCGAAGCTCCCTTGCTGTTAGCAACACGCAACGAAGCCTCGCCAGAGCGCGTGGAACAACTGCGAAGTGCCGGCGTCGAAGTAGTCCAATTCGCCTCCCCTGCAGGAACCGGGGTACCGCTCGGTGCGTTGTTGGATGAGTTAGGCCGTCGGCAAATGACCAATGTGCTATTCGAAGGGGGAGGAACTGTGCTGGGATCGTTGTTCGATGAACAACTCGCCGATGAAGTGCATGTGTTCGTCGCTCCCAAAATTGTGGGAGGCCTCTCCGCCGTCACCCCCGTTGGTGGTATTGGCCTGGAACAGATCCCCGCTCTGCCGTCGCTGAACAGTCCATCGATGACCATCGTGGGCGGGGATGTTTATATCCACGGGCGTATGAATCCAACCGATGACTGA